The following are encoded together in the Acidobacteriota bacterium genome:
- a CDS encoding rod shape-determining protein, which yields MSGNGNSRVHNLRSIFSAFSSDLAIDLGTANTLVYAKGKGIVVNEPSIVAINKTTGEVEAVGKEAKEMLGRTPGNIVAIKPMKDGVIADFKVTEKMLNYFIQKAHNRKMLVHPRIVIGVPSEITQVEKRAVMDSAYRAKASEVHLVEQAMVAAIGAGLPITEPSGNMVVDIGGGTTDIAVISLSGIVYSRSVRMAGNQMDEAIMNYLKRKYNLLIGERTAEQIKIEIGSAYPLDKPLTMEIKGRNLIEGVPKTITVDDSEIREALSECVGTIMNAIRVALERTPPELSADISDRGIVLTGGGALLKNLDKRIREETGLPVSIADDPLCSVVLGTGKMLSDFKLLRKISIE from the coding sequence ATGTCAGGCAACGGTAATTCCCGCGTCCACAATCTGCGCTCCATCTTCAGCGCATTTTCCAGCGATCTGGCGATCGACCTGGGAACGGCGAACACGCTGGTCTACGCGAAGGGCAAAGGCATTGTGGTGAACGAGCCTTCGATCGTCGCCATCAACAAGACCACCGGCGAGGTGGAAGCGGTCGGCAAGGAAGCCAAAGAGATGCTCGGGCGCACGCCCGGAAACATCGTGGCCATCAAGCCGATGAAAGACGGCGTGATCGCCGACTTCAAAGTGACCGAGAAGATGTTGAACTACTTCATCCAGAAGGCGCACAACCGGAAGATGCTGGTGCATCCGCGCATCGTGATCGGCGTGCCTTCCGAGATCACGCAGGTGGAAAAGCGCGCGGTCATGGACTCCGCCTACCGCGCGAAGGCGAGCGAAGTGCATCTGGTGGAGCAGGCGATGGTGGCGGCGATCGGCGCCGGGCTGCCCATCACCGAGCCGAGCGGCAACATGGTGGTCGATATCGGCGGCGGCACCACCGACATCGCGGTGATCTCGCTGAGCGGCATCGTGTATTCGCGCTCCGTCCGCATGGCCGGCAACCAGATGGACGAAGCCATCATGAATTACCTGAAGCGCAAGTACAACCTGCTGATCGGCGAGCGCACGGCGGAGCAGATCAAGATCGAGATCGGCAGCGCGTATCCGCTGGACAAGCCGTTGACCATGGAGATCAAGGGACGCAACCTGATCGAGGGCGTGCCCAAGACCATCACGGTGGACGATAGCGAGATCCGTGAAGCGCTTTCCGAGTGCGTGGGCACCATCATGAACGCGATCCGCGTGGCGCTGGAGCGCACGCCGCCCGAACTCTCGGCCGACATCTCGGACCGCGGCATCGTGCTCACTGGCGGCGGCGCGCTGCTCAAGAACCTCGACAAGCGCATCCGTGAAGAGACGGGATTGCCGGTCTCGATCGCCGACGATCCGCTGTGCTCGGTGGTGCTGGGCACGGGCAAGATGCTGAGCGACTTCAAACTCTTGCGCAAGATCTCGATCGAGTAG
- a CDS encoding FecR domain-containing protein — protein sequence MTITYRSVFFGILLLLVLAGVVMYFAFPEPTKAGMDKVGSWFTPIIDKWAGRDANKKPVKGGQQDAHFTNIDGTVKVKKANSNSWVTADYNVPLEKGDIIRTDSEGIAKIVFGDGTNYTVKQDSLIVVEENSTNESQQTKVAVQVTTGTVDLTTANLVAGSRSEVTVAGATAVFGPQSSAHVLNDPRTDSHEIMLTKGAGEVKRGTETVSLGSYERVSFKNDSQFMSKTKEIGPPTLITPANMMPIFVSGKQTSVSFSWTPVDNVATYHLRVSKNPYFSSTVLDRKLAHAELAVNGMPEGAYYWVVTAMDAKGKESIESEKNRFTVIPKGAADVPMVLELDDFVQQGHVLIIKGKTEPGARVMVNGQEVPSVQEDGTFTYYTPQLPTNENVITVTAQNAKGGVATQTKRVIIQ from the coding sequence ATGACGATCACGTATCGGAGCGTGTTCTTCGGCATCCTCTTACTGCTCGTGCTCGCCGGCGTAGTGATGTACTTCGCTTTTCCGGAGCCGACAAAAGCGGGCATGGATAAGGTGGGGAGCTGGTTCACTCCGATCATCGACAAGTGGGCGGGGCGCGACGCCAACAAGAAGCCGGTCAAGGGCGGGCAGCAGGACGCACACTTCACCAACATCGACGGCACGGTGAAGGTAAAGAAAGCGAACAGCAACAGTTGGGTGACGGCGGACTACAACGTACCGCTGGAAAAAGGCGACATCATCCGCACCGACTCCGAAGGCATCGCGAAGATCGTGTTCGGCGACGGCACCAACTACACGGTGAAGCAGGATTCGCTGATCGTGGTGGAAGAGAACTCCACCAACGAATCGCAGCAGACAAAAGTCGCGGTGCAGGTCACCACCGGCACGGTGGACCTGACGACGGCGAATCTGGTAGCGGGATCGAGGTCGGAGGTGACGGTGGCGGGCGCCACCGCGGTCTTCGGGCCGCAATCCTCGGCGCACGTGCTCAATGATCCCCGCACCGACAGTCACGAGATCATGCTGACCAAGGGCGCGGGCGAAGTGAAACGCGGCACCGAGACGGTGTCGCTGGGCAGTTATGAGCGGGTCTCGTTCAAGAACGATTCCCAGTTCATGAGCAAGACCAAAGAGATCGGCCCGCCCACGCTGATCACACCGGCGAACATGATGCCGATATTCGTGAGCGGCAAGCAGACCAGCGTGTCGTTCTCCTGGACGCCGGTGGACAACGTCGCCACCTACCACCTGCGCGTCTCGAAGAATCCCTATTTCTCATCCACGGTGCTCGACCGCAAGCTCGCGCACGCCGAACTGGCGGTGAACGGGATGCCCGAGGGCGCCTACTACTGGGTGGTGACGGCGATGGACGCCAAGGGGAAGGAGTCGATCGAGAGCGAGAAAAACCGCTTCACCGTGATCCCCAAGGGCGCGGCGGACGTTCCCATGGTGCTGGAGCTCGACGACTTCGTGCAACAGGGGCACGTGCTCATCATCAAGGGGAAGACGGAGCCGGGAGCCCGGGTGATGGTGAACGGGCAGGAAGTGCCCAGCGTGCAGGAAGACGGGACGTTCACCTACTACACGCCGCAGCTGCCGACCAACGAGAACGTGATCACGGTGACGGCGCAGAACGCCAAGGGCGGGGTGGCGACGCAGACCAAAAGGGTAATCATCCAGTAA
- a CDS encoding polysaccharide biosynthesis protein has product MERIPAEPDFRTGFAGNGLVRVSTAIDRLPEAVFSRANQLVIDGLLSAFSLWMAYGLRFDGQIPVSHLATLWAWTLLLPLLRPSLMFATGGYDRIWRYFNMRDAFMLAATALPATLIMAIMRVGFDSWAAAIPLSVIAIEYMLYLAFATMARVIRRVTFEAARASGKRLRALVVGAPDTLAEALRRMSAYTDLQIIGLLAPQADVHGLRIGGFPVMDEPAALARLLSSHAIDVVLIADAGIASLGDMVSTATEFGVDVRLLPTAQNVLRGEVRISATTSPESAFLHHAAATVAPARPEVVAAFRDRVVLVTGAGGSIGAELARQVAHLPVRQLILLDQDENSIFEIHRELSEDDACPLAPVVADIRDRDRIQRLFAQYLPHIVLHAAAYKHVPVMEHNCSEAVLNNVSGTRILAEIAQHSGSERFLMISTDKAVHPSSVMGATKRVAELFVQSAVASGTRMACVRFGNVVGSRGSVVPIFLKQIAAGQPVTITDENMTRYFMTIPEAVQLVLQAVTLGSDGDVYMLDMGDPMRIMNLARKLIEMSGLRPEIDIPIRIMGRRPGEKLHEQLWPADAEVAKTAFPRVMAVKASPPSTGFIEALSRLEHAAREGDDDLVRTLLRELPTGYVRESRGAAAAAND; this is encoded by the coding sequence GTGGAACGCATACCGGCCGAACCCGATTTTCGTACCGGATTTGCCGGCAACGGACTGGTGCGCGTGAGCACCGCCATCGACCGCTTGCCGGAGGCGGTCTTCAGCCGCGCCAATCAGCTGGTCATAGACGGATTGCTCTCCGCTTTCTCCCTCTGGATGGCTTACGGCTTGCGCTTCGACGGCCAGATCCCCGTCTCGCATCTGGCCACGCTCTGGGCCTGGACACTGCTGCTTCCGCTGCTGCGCCCCTCGCTGATGTTCGCCACCGGCGGCTACGACCGCATCTGGCGCTACTTCAACATGCGCGATGCTTTCATGCTCGCGGCGACCGCGCTGCCGGCCACCCTGATCATGGCCATCATGCGTGTCGGCTTCGATTCCTGGGCAGCCGCCATCCCCTTGAGCGTCATCGCCATCGAGTACATGCTTTACCTCGCCTTCGCCACCATGGCGCGCGTGATCCGGCGCGTCACCTTCGAGGCCGCCCGCGCTTCCGGCAAGCGCCTGCGCGCGCTCGTGGTCGGCGCTCCCGATACGCTCGCCGAAGCGCTGCGCCGCATGAGCGCTTACACCGACCTCCAGATCATCGGCCTGCTCGCGCCCCAGGCCGACGTGCACGGCCTGCGCATCGGCGGCTTCCCGGTGATGGATGAACCCGCCGCGCTCGCCCGCCTGCTCTCTTCCCATGCCATCGACGTGGTGCTCATCGCCGACGCCGGCATCGCTTCCCTCGGCGACATGGTCTCCACCGCCACCGAGTTCGGGGTCGACGTCCGCCTCCTGCCCACCGCCCAGAACGTGCTGCGCGGCGAGGTCCGCATCTCCGCCACCACCAGCCCGGAAAGCGCATTCCTGCATCACGCCGCCGCCACGGTCGCGCCCGCGCGTCCCGAAGTCGTCGCCGCCTTCCGCGATCGCGTGGTGCTGGTCACCGGCGCCGGCGGCTCCATCGGCGCTGAACTCGCTCGCCAGGTCGCCCACCTGCCCGTGCGCCAGCTCATCCTGCTCGATCAGGATGAGAACTCCATCTTCGAGATCCATCGCGAGTTGAGCGAGGACGACGCTTGCCCGCTCGCTCCCGTGGTCGCCGACATCCGCGACCGCGATCGCATCCAGCGCCTGTTCGCGCAATACCTCCCGCACATCGTGCTGCACGCCGCCGCGTACAAGCACGTGCCCGTGATGGAGCACAATTGTTCGGAAGCCGTGCTCAACAACGTGAGCGGCACGCGCATCCTGGCGGAGATCGCGCAACACTCCGGCAGCGAGCGCTTTCTCATGATCTCCACCGACAAGGCGGTGCACCCGTCGAGCGTGATGGGCGCCACCAAGCGCGTGGCGGAACTGTTCGTGCAATCGGCAGTCGCGAGCGGCACGCGCATGGCCTGCGTCCGCTTCGGCAACGTGGTCGGCTCGCGCGGCAGCGTGGTCCCCATCTTCCTCAAGCAGATCGCCGCCGGCCAGCCGGTCACCATCACCGACGAGAACATGACGCGTTATTTCATGACCATCCCGGAAGCGGTGCAGCTCGTGCTGCAGGCGGTCACGCTCGGTTCCGATGGCGACGTTTACATGCTCGACATGGGCGATCCCATGCGCATCATGAACCTCGCCCGCAAGCTCATCGAGATGTCGGGGCTGCGTCCGGAGATCGATATTCCTATCCGCATCATGGGCAGGCGTCCGGGCGAGAAGCTGCACGAGCAACTCTGGCCCGCCGACGCCGAGGTCGCAAAGACCGCCTTCCCGCGCGTGATGGCGGTGAAGGCTTCGCCGCCTTCCACCGGATTCATCGAAGCCCTTTCGCGGCTCGAGCACGCCGCGCGCGAAGGCGATGACGATCTCGTCCGCACCCTGCTGCGCGAACTGCCTACCGGCTACGTGCGCGAGTCGCGGGGCGCAGCCGCCGCGGCGAACGACTAG
- a CDS encoding aldehyde dehydrogenase family protein: MAAKLFKNLIEGEWVDARSGQTYENLNPADTHDVVGIFQRSNTHDVDDAVAAAKLAYEKWRLVPAPRRAEIIYRCGQLLEQRKEEYARDMTREMGKVLKETRGDVQEAIDTAYFMAGEGRRLYGVTTPSELPNKSAMAIRMPIGVCGMITPWNFPMAIPSWKLFPALVCGNTCVIKPAEDTPLSTYNLVRTLLDAGLPQGVVNIVTGFGPEVGQPIVEHPDVRALSFTGSSEVGRLVGEIAARTFKPCSLEMGGKNAIIVLEDAHLDLAVEGILWGAFGTTGQRCTAASRVIATKPIYGQLAEKVARRAQALKVGNGLDESVEVGPQINQQQVETTEKYVAVGKGEGAKVLVGGNRLQSGDLGRGFFHEPTVFVDVDHKARIAQEEIFGPVLSMVAADSFEQAIAYSNSVVYGLSTSIYTRDINQAYLAIRDLNAGITYVNAPTIGAEVHLPFGGVKSTGNGHREGGIGAIDFYTQWKAVYVDYSDRLQRAQIDTGE; this comes from the coding sequence ATGGCTGCAAAGCTTTTCAAGAACCTGATCGAAGGCGAGTGGGTCGATGCCCGCTCCGGACAGACCTACGAGAACCTGAACCCCGCCGACACCCATGACGTCGTCGGCATCTTCCAGCGCTCCAATACCCACGACGTGGACGACGCCGTCGCCGCCGCCAAGCTGGCTTACGAGAAGTGGCGCCTCGTGCCCGCCCCGCGCCGCGCCGAGATCATCTATCGCTGTGGCCAGTTGCTCGAGCAGCGCAAGGAAGAGTATGCGCGCGACATGACGCGCGAGATGGGCAAAGTCCTCAAGGAGACGCGCGGCGACGTCCAGGAAGCCATCGACACCGCCTATTTCATGGCCGGCGAGGGCCGCCGTCTTTACGGCGTGACCACACCCTCCGAGCTGCCCAACAAATCCGCGATGGCGATCCGCATGCCCATCGGGGTCTGCGGCATGATCACGCCGTGGAACTTCCCCATGGCCATCCCTTCGTGGAAGCTTTTCCCGGCGCTGGTCTGCGGCAACACTTGCGTGATCAAGCCGGCGGAGGACACGCCCCTCTCCACCTACAACCTCGTCCGCACGCTGCTGGACGCCGGCCTGCCCCAGGGTGTGGTCAACATCGTGACCGGGTTCGGTCCGGAAGTGGGCCAGCCCATCGTCGAGCATCCCGACGTCCGCGCCCTCAGCTTCACCGGCTCGAGCGAGGTCGGCCGCCTCGTCGGCGAGATCGCCGCGCGCACTTTCAAACCCTGCTCGCTCGAGATGGGCGGCAAGAACGCCATCATCGTGCTCGAAGACGCCCACCTCGATCTGGCCGTCGAGGGCATCCTGTGGGGCGCGTTCGGCACCACCGGGCAACGTTGCACCGCGGCCAGCCGGGTCATCGCGACCAAGCCGATCTATGGCCAGCTCGCTGAAAAGGTCGCGCGCCGCGCCCAGGCGCTCAAGGTCGGCAACGGTCTCGACGAATCCGTGGAGGTCGGCCCGCAGATCAACCAGCAGCAGGTCGAGACCACGGAGAAATACGTTGCCGTGGGCAAGGGTGAGGGCGCGAAGGTGCTGGTCGGCGGCAATCGCCTGCAGTCCGGCGACCTGGGCCGCGGATTCTTCCACGAGCCCACCGTGTTCGTGGACGTCGACCACAAGGCCCGCATCGCGCAAGAGGAGATCTTCGGTCCGGTGCTGAGCATGGTGGCCGCCGATTCGTTCGAGCAGGCCATCGCTTACTCCAACTCCGTCGTCTATGGACTCTCCACCTCGATCTACACGCGCGACATCAACCAAGCCTACCTTGCGATCCGCGACCTCAATGCCGGCATCACCTATGTGAACGCGCCCACCATCGGCGCCGAGGTCCACCTGCCTTTCGGCGGCGTGAAGTCCACCGGCAACGGACATCGCGAGGGCGGCATCGGCGCCATCGATTTCTATACGCAGTGGAAGGCGGTCTACGTCGATTACTCCGACCGCTTGCAGCGGGCGCAGATCGATACCGGCGAATAA